In one window of Qipengyuania profundimaris DNA:
- the puhB gene encoding photosynthetic complex putative assembly protein PuhB yields the protein MSVFRQTAQIKALGQPQDDEQVLWEGKPDLATLARTAFHTRIVTVYFLGLIAIALALGSFGGAAITAGAGLVTLGLIYGFAWLGTRTTTYILTDRRLILNIGMAIEKSVNIPLKMIGAAHLTDRGAGSGDIAVELLKGNGLGYAILWPHARPFHLSKPQPMLRAIRGVRDVAAKLAAATALHEAIALGGGEAASAEAERGDGMTGALA from the coding sequence ATGAGCGTGTTCCGGCAGACTGCGCAGATCAAGGCGCTCGGGCAACCGCAGGATGACGAGCAGGTCCTGTGGGAAGGCAAACCCGATCTTGCGACGCTTGCGCGGACGGCATTCCACACGCGGATCGTGACGGTCTATTTCCTCGGCCTGATCGCTATTGCCCTCGCGCTGGGCAGCTTCGGCGGCGCGGCGATTACAGCGGGTGCAGGCCTTGTCACGCTCGGCCTGATATACGGTTTCGCTTGGCTCGGCACGCGCACCACGACCTACATTCTCACCGACCGCCGCCTGATCCTCAACATCGGCATGGCGATCGAGAAATCGGTCAATATTCCGCTGAAGATGATCGGCGCTGCCCACCTGACTGACCGGGGAGCGGGCAGCGGAGACATCGCTGTCGAGCTGCTGAAGGGCAACGGGCTCGGATACGCCATCCTGTGGCCGCACGCGCGCCCGTTTCACCTGTCGAAACCGCAGCCCATGCTCCGCGCAATCCGGGGCGTTCGGGACGTCGCTGCGAAGCTGGCGGCAGCGACGGCACTGCATGAGGCAATCGCACTGGGAGGTGGTGAGGCGGCATCGGCAGAGGCCGAGCGCGGCGATGGCATGACGGGAGCGCTGGCGTGA
- the puhC gene encoding photosynthetic complex assembly protein PuhC encodes MSNNDHDEEIPKVPLVMMGMLAILALALAGATSMGWIARDAVPSEARSAAGVVATSERSLYFFDEPGGGVRIEDASNGTLIALVEPGTGGFIRTTLRSLVHVRRSKDIGAETPFVLTEWDNGGLSISDSETGKSVELGSFGPDNRAAFAALLEGGDA; translated from the coding sequence GTGAGCAACAACGATCATGACGAGGAAATTCCCAAGGTCCCGCTCGTCATGATGGGAATGCTCGCCATACTCGCGCTCGCGCTGGCCGGTGCAACGAGTATGGGCTGGATCGCACGCGATGCGGTGCCTAGCGAGGCGCGCTCTGCTGCCGGAGTGGTGGCGACCAGCGAACGCAGCCTGTACTTCTTCGACGAGCCGGGCGGCGGCGTGCGGATCGAGGACGCATCGAACGGCACGCTGATTGCGCTCGTCGAGCCTGGCACCGGCGGCTTCATCCGCACCACGCTGCGCAGCCTCGTCCATGTTCGCCGCAGCAAGGATATCGGGGCGGAGACGCCCTTCGTGCTGACCGAATGGGATAACGGCGGGCTTTCGATCAGTGACAGTGAGACGGGCAAGAGCGTCGAGCTCGGCTCTTTCGGGCCCGACAACCGCGCCGCCTTTGCCGCCCTGCTGGAAGGAGGGGATGCATGA
- the acsF gene encoding magnesium-protoporphyrin IX monomethyl ester (oxidative) cyclase: MTSDEAMALATQDTMLTPRFYTTDFDALDAIDVSLVREEWDQLIADMLGDPNKKHFRDKGSFAGIIENLEPKLRAEFTDFMVSSMTSEFSGCVLYAEIARRTKNPDVKQLFKLLARDESRHAGFINESLKDAGIGVDLGFLTKTKKYTYFKPKFIWYAVYLSEKIGYARYITIYRHLQANPENKFHPIFDWFEEWCNDEFRHGEAFAMLMRADPKLLKGHNKLWIRFFLLSVYATMYVRDHARPVFHQALGVDPTGYDYKVFEICNRISRQVYPVELDIDSLRFRASMEALRQAVLRIEDGKEQGGLGGMAKRVGGMAGAGWNFAKMYLHRTRKNELPQSVRLQPAW, translated from the coding sequence ATGACCAGCGACGAGGCCATGGCCCTCGCGACGCAGGACACCATGCTAACCCCGCGCTTCTACACCACCGATTTCGACGCGCTGGATGCTATCGACGTGAGCCTCGTGCGCGAGGAGTGGGACCAGCTGATTGCGGACATGCTGGGCGATCCGAACAAGAAGCACTTTCGCGACAAGGGCAGTTTCGCCGGGATCATCGAAAACCTCGAACCGAAACTGCGCGCCGAATTCACCGATTTTATGGTCAGCTCGATGACCTCGGAATTCTCCGGCTGCGTCCTGTATGCGGAAATTGCGCGGCGGACGAAGAACCCCGACGTGAAGCAGCTGTTCAAACTGCTCGCCCGGGACGAGAGCCGCCATGCCGGCTTCATCAACGAAAGTCTCAAGGATGCAGGTATCGGCGTCGATCTCGGCTTCCTGACGAAGACCAAGAAATACACCTATTTCAAGCCGAAGTTCATCTGGTACGCGGTCTATCTGTCCGAGAAGATCGGATACGCGCGCTACATCACGATCTACCGGCACCTGCAGGCCAATCCGGAAAACAAGTTCCACCCGATCTTCGACTGGTTCGAGGAGTGGTGCAACGACGAGTTCCGCCACGGCGAGGCCTTCGCCATGCTGATGCGCGCCGATCCCAAGCTGCTCAAAGGCCACAACAAGCTGTGGATCCGGTTCTTCCTGCTGTCGGTCTACGCGACGATGTATGTGCGGGACCACGCGCGGCCCGTGTTCCACCAGGCGCTTGGCGTCGATCCGACCGGGTACGACTACAAAGTGTTCGAGATCTGCAATCGCATCAGCCGTCAGGTCTATCCGGTGGAACTCGATATCGACAGCCTGCGGTTCCGGGCGAGCATGGAAGCGCTGCGGCAGGCGGTCCTGCGGATCGAGGATGGCAAGGAGCAGGGCGGCCTCGGCGGCATGGCCAAGCGTGTCGGCGGCATGGCCGGGGCGGGGTGGAACTTCGCCAAGATGTACCTCCATCGCACCCGCAAGAACGAGCTGCCGCAAAGCGTGAGACTGCAGCCCGCATGGTAA
- the puhE gene encoding putative photosynthetic complex assembly protein PuhE, producing MVSWSGHILPVIVTIAIWFFATGLIAWLDNRERATFPRSLMLGGIAGVGGLLLILESAQSVSVTGVYLAFAGALLVWSWHELAFLTGAVAGPRRTPCPEGASGWQRFARASEVVIHHEIALALTALLLLAITWSAPNQFGAMAFVLLFALRLSAKFNMYAGVPNASTDILPPHLDYLTSYFGPNRFTALLAVTLVGSFALAAWLGSLALAAEAGSAEMVGASLLFALAALGAIEHMFFALPLRDGALWGWALPSRKQATQGAIEEGVT from the coding sequence ATGGTAAGCTGGAGCGGCCATATCCTCCCGGTGATCGTCACCATCGCGATCTGGTTTTTTGCAACCGGCCTCATCGCATGGCTCGACAATCGCGAACGGGCGACCTTCCCGCGCAGCCTGATGCTGGGCGGGATCGCCGGGGTGGGGGGGCTGCTGCTGATCCTGGAATCGGCCCAGAGCGTTTCGGTGACAGGCGTCTACCTGGCTTTTGCCGGAGCCTTGCTTGTCTGGTCATGGCATGAGCTGGCCTTTCTGACCGGCGCCGTAGCGGGGCCGCGGCGGACGCCGTGCCCCGAGGGCGCATCGGGATGGCAGCGCTTCGCCCGCGCCAGCGAAGTCGTCATCCATCACGAGATTGCCCTCGCGCTCACGGCCCTGTTGTTGCTGGCGATAACCTGGAGCGCCCCGAACCAGTTCGGTGCCATGGCCTTCGTGCTGTTGTTCGCCCTGCGCCTCAGCGCGAAGTTCAACATGTATGCCGGAGTGCCCAATGCCAGCACCGACATACTGCCGCCGCATCTCGACTATCTGACCAGCTATTTCGGGCCCAACCGGTTCACCGCCTTGCTGGCCGTGACGCTGGTCGGTTCATTTGCGCTGGCAGCCTGGCTTGGCTCGCTGGCGCTGGCTGCCGAGGCGGGAAGCGCGGAGATGGTCGGCGCCAGCCTGCTGTTCGCCCTCGCTGCGCTGGGCGCGATCGAGCACATGTTTTTCGCCCTGCCGCTGCGCGATGGCGCGCTGTGGGGCTGGGCCCTGCCGAGCCGCAAGCAGGCGACGCAGGGCGCGATTGAAGAGGGAGTGACCTGA
- the hemA gene encoding 5-aminolevulinate synthase: protein MDFEAFFEQQLDGVREEGRYRVFTDIKRHRGSFPQATRFVGEDTQAVTVWCSNDYLGMGQHPDVIDAMHAALDECGAGAGGTRNISGTNHHHVLLEQELADLHGKESALLFTSGYVSNWAGLGTLASKIPGCVVFSDALNHASMIEGIRHSRAPYKIWQHNDPEDLNRKLSNFGPEVPKLVAFESVYSMDGDIAPIAEILDVCEKHGAMSYIDEVHAVGLYGPRGGGIAEREGLMGRITVIEGTLGKAFGVVGGYIAASADLVDFVRTFASGFIFSTALPPAVAAGACASIKHLKTSNAERERQKERVAQVRARLDAMGIPHLPNPSHIIPVMVGDAHKCKRISDWLMDNHGIYVQPINYPTVPVGTERLRLTPSPVHDDGDIDRLITALSEIWSQCELARMATAA from the coding sequence ATGGATTTCGAAGCCTTTTTCGAGCAGCAACTCGACGGCGTCCGCGAGGAGGGTCGCTATCGCGTGTTCACCGACATCAAGCGCCATCGCGGCTCCTTTCCGCAAGCGACGCGATTTGTCGGCGAGGACACGCAGGCAGTTACGGTGTGGTGTTCAAACGACTATCTCGGCATGGGCCAGCACCCTGACGTAATCGATGCGATGCATGCGGCGCTCGACGAGTGCGGCGCAGGTGCGGGCGGCACGCGCAACATCTCCGGCACCAATCACCATCACGTGCTGCTTGAGCAAGAGCTGGCCGATCTTCACGGCAAGGAATCGGCGCTGCTGTTCACTTCGGGCTACGTCTCGAACTGGGCGGGTCTCGGTACGCTGGCGAGCAAGATCCCGGGGTGCGTGGTGTTCTCGGATGCGCTCAATCATGCGTCCATGATCGAGGGCATTCGCCACAGCCGCGCACCCTACAAGATCTGGCAGCATAACGACCCCGAAGACCTCAATCGCAAGCTGTCCAACTTCGGCCCCGAAGTGCCCAAGCTGGTGGCTTTCGAGAGCGTCTATTCGATGGACGGCGACATCGCCCCCATCGCCGAGATACTGGATGTGTGCGAGAAGCACGGCGCGATGAGCTATATCGACGAGGTCCATGCCGTGGGCCTCTACGGCCCGCGCGGCGGCGGGATTGCCGAACGCGAAGGGCTGATGGGCCGGATCACCGTGATCGAGGGCACGCTGGGCAAGGCCTTCGGCGTGGTCGGCGGCTATATCGCGGCGTCCGCCGATCTGGTCGATTTCGTGCGGACTTTCGCAAGCGGTTTCATCTTCAGCACTGCGCTGCCGCCGGCGGTCGCCGCCGGGGCCTGCGCCAGCATCAAGCATCTCAAGACGAGCAATGCCGAGCGCGAGCGGCAGAAGGAGCGTGTCGCGCAGGTCCGCGCCCGGCTCGATGCCATGGGCATCCCGCACCTGCCCAATCCCAGCCACATAATCCCGGTGATGGTCGGCGATGCGCACAAGTGCAAACGGATCAGCGACTGGCTGATGGACAATCACGGCATCTACGTCCAGCCGATCAACTATCCCACCGTCCCGGTGGGCACCGAAAGGCTGCGGCTGACACCGTCTCCTGTGCACGACGATGGCGATATCGACCGGCTGATCACCGCGTTGAGCGAGATCTGGTCGCAATGCGAACTCGCCCGGATGGCGACCGCTGCCTGA